One segment of Alligator mississippiensis isolate rAllMis1 chromosome 13, rAllMis1, whole genome shotgun sequence DNA contains the following:
- the RMI2 gene encoding recQ-mediated genome instability protein 2: MAAEPRGPPLKVLSAQLRGCRRGPGGAWLVERAGRAPLAVRAAWLQGTVVAARGGWARLQDDSGAFTVRGAERVPQGRPCLRAGSYVMVMGFVHTCTPEPLLQAVKMTDLSSNPINKMMWSLEVEDLQNSIP; this comes from the exons atGGCGGCCGAGCCGCGGGGGCCGCCGCTGAAGGTGCTGTCGGCGCAGCTGCGGGGCTGCCGGCGCGGGCCGGGCGGAGCCTGGCTGGTGGAGCgggcgggccgggccccgctGGCCGTGCGGGCGGCCTGGCTGCAGGGCACGGTGGTGGCGGCGCGGGGCGGCTGGGCCCGGCTGCAGGACGACAGCGGCGCCTTCACCGTGCGGGGCGCGGAGCGGGTGCCCCAGGGCCGGCCCTGCCTGCGCGCAG GCAGCTATGTAATGGTGATGGGTTTTGTTCACACCTGCACTCCAGAGCCTCTTCTGCAGGCTGTGAAGATGACTGATCTCTCCAGCAATCCTATAAACAAGATGATGTGGAGCCTCGAAGTGGAGGATTTGCAAAACAGCATCCCATAG